In Malus sylvestris chromosome 16, drMalSylv7.2, whole genome shotgun sequence, the following are encoded in one genomic region:
- the LOC126608877 gene encoding E3 ubiquitin-protein ligase RGLG3 isoform X1 produces the protein MEMGNGESTFDDASQDGFVHEPPSYAGTSMGSNHPPKRQSTHIPDNFNSLDQVISALREAGLESSNLILGVDFTKSNEWTGRYSFHRKSLHAIGSTSNPYEHAISIIGRTLSPFDEDNLIPCFGFGEASTHDQCVFSFYPEGRYCHGFEEALARYREIVPFLKLSGPTSFAPIIDAAIDIVEKSNGQYHVLVIIADGQVTRSPDTPPGRFSPQEQATINSVVAASQYSLSIILVGVGDGPWDAMQQFDDYIPQRSFDNFQFVNFTKIMSDNTNASKKEAAFALAALMEIPFQYRATQRLHLVSPEPVGGPRTRPLPPPCEVMNHDIAVNSIPRMVNIQKVNPTAPTAPEEPVCPICLTNPKDMAFGCGHTTCKDCGLSLVSCPLCREPISTRLRLYT, from the exons AT GGAAATGGGGAATGGGGAATCAACATTTGATGATGCTTCTCAGGACGGCTTTGTGCATGAACCACCTTCCTATGCAGGGACTTCAATGGGTTCTAATCATCCACCAAAGCGACAATCCACACACATACCCGATAACTTTAACTCTTTGGATCAG GTTATTTCGGCATTGAGAGAAGCTGGCCTTGAATCATCAAATTTAATACTTGGTGTCGACTTCACAAAGAGCAATGAATGGACAG GAAGATATTCATTCCATAGGAAAAGCCTTCATGCAATTGGTAGCACATCTAATCCTTACGAGCATGCGATCTCAATAATTGGCCGTACATTATCTCCATTTGATGAAGATAATCTAATACCTTGTTTTGGATTCGGCGAAG CATCAACGCATGATCAATGCGTGTTCAGTTTCTATCCTGAGGGCCGATATTGTCATGGTTTCGAGGAAGCTCTTGCACGATATAGGGAGATTGTTCCCTTTTTGAAGTTGTCAG GTCCGACCTCATTTGCCCCCATAATTGATGCGGCAATTGACATTGTTGAAAAAAGCAATGGGCAATACCACGTTCTTGTCATTATTGCAGATGGACAG GTTACTAGGAGCCCTGATACTCCTCCTGGAAGATTCAGTCCACAAGAACAAGCGACTATAAATTCCGTTGTTGCAGCTAG TCAATATTCTCTCTCAATTATCTTGGTTGGAGTTGGGGATGGACCATGGGATGCAATGCAGCAATTTGATGATTACATTCCACAGCGCTCATTTGACAACTTCCAG TTTGTCAACTTCACCAAAATCATGTCAGACAACACAAATGCATCAAAGAAGGAAGCAGCGTTTGCACTTGCTGCCCTCATGGAAATTCCATTTCAGTACAGAGCCACCCAAAGGCTTCATTTAGTCAG TCCTGAACCTGTAGGTGGTCCTCGTACAAGGCCACTTCCACCTCCATGTGAGGTGATGAATCATGATATTGCAGTTAATTCAATCCCACGCATGGTGAACATTCAGAAAGTCAACCCAACAGCTCCTACAGCTCCCGAGGAACCG GTCTGTCCCATTTGCCTGACAAATCCAAAGGATATGGCTTTCGGATGTGGTCATACG ACATGCAAGGATTGCGGGCTTAGTCTTGTATCGTGCCCTTTGTGTCGGGAACCCATATCAACACGCCTGAGACTATATACTTGA
- the LOC126608877 gene encoding E3 ubiquitin-protein ligase RGLG3 isoform X2, translated as MGNGESTFDDASQDGFVHEPPSYAGTSMGSNHPPKRQSTHIPDNFNSLDQVISALREAGLESSNLILGVDFTKSNEWTGRYSFHRKSLHAIGSTSNPYEHAISIIGRTLSPFDEDNLIPCFGFGEASTHDQCVFSFYPEGRYCHGFEEALARYREIVPFLKLSGPTSFAPIIDAAIDIVEKSNGQYHVLVIIADGQVTRSPDTPPGRFSPQEQATINSVVAASQYSLSIILVGVGDGPWDAMQQFDDYIPQRSFDNFQFVNFTKIMSDNTNASKKEAAFALAALMEIPFQYRATQRLHLVSPEPVGGPRTRPLPPPCEVMNHDIAVNSIPRMVNIQKVNPTAPTAPEEPVCPICLTNPKDMAFGCGHTTCKDCGLSLVSCPLCREPISTRLRLYT; from the exons ATGGGGAATGGGGAATCAACATTTGATGATGCTTCTCAGGACGGCTTTGTGCATGAACCACCTTCCTATGCAGGGACTTCAATGGGTTCTAATCATCCACCAAAGCGACAATCCACACACATACCCGATAACTTTAACTCTTTGGATCAG GTTATTTCGGCATTGAGAGAAGCTGGCCTTGAATCATCAAATTTAATACTTGGTGTCGACTTCACAAAGAGCAATGAATGGACAG GAAGATATTCATTCCATAGGAAAAGCCTTCATGCAATTGGTAGCACATCTAATCCTTACGAGCATGCGATCTCAATAATTGGCCGTACATTATCTCCATTTGATGAAGATAATCTAATACCTTGTTTTGGATTCGGCGAAG CATCAACGCATGATCAATGCGTGTTCAGTTTCTATCCTGAGGGCCGATATTGTCATGGTTTCGAGGAAGCTCTTGCACGATATAGGGAGATTGTTCCCTTTTTGAAGTTGTCAG GTCCGACCTCATTTGCCCCCATAATTGATGCGGCAATTGACATTGTTGAAAAAAGCAATGGGCAATACCACGTTCTTGTCATTATTGCAGATGGACAG GTTACTAGGAGCCCTGATACTCCTCCTGGAAGATTCAGTCCACAAGAACAAGCGACTATAAATTCCGTTGTTGCAGCTAG TCAATATTCTCTCTCAATTATCTTGGTTGGAGTTGGGGATGGACCATGGGATGCAATGCAGCAATTTGATGATTACATTCCACAGCGCTCATTTGACAACTTCCAG TTTGTCAACTTCACCAAAATCATGTCAGACAACACAAATGCATCAAAGAAGGAAGCAGCGTTTGCACTTGCTGCCCTCATGGAAATTCCATTTCAGTACAGAGCCACCCAAAGGCTTCATTTAGTCAG TCCTGAACCTGTAGGTGGTCCTCGTACAAGGCCACTTCCACCTCCATGTGAGGTGATGAATCATGATATTGCAGTTAATTCAATCCCACGCATGGTGAACATTCAGAAAGTCAACCCAACAGCTCCTACAGCTCCCGAGGAACCG GTCTGTCCCATTTGCCTGACAAATCCAAAGGATATGGCTTTCGGATGTGGTCATACG ACATGCAAGGATTGCGGGCTTAGTCTTGTATCGTGCCCTTTGTGTCGGGAACCCATATCAACACGCCTGAGACTATATACTTGA